In Sulfoacidibacillus ferrooxidans, the following proteins share a genomic window:
- a CDS encoding helix-turn-helix domain-containing protein, which yields MNVRIKDVLARAKAGDAKAMEDILLRFDRLIRKVSMSHGVVDEEIAQEVREELVRKVRRRIEKTEPHAKEKPAP from the coding sequence ATGAATGTGCGGATCAAAGATGTGCTCGCACGCGCAAAGGCTGGAGATGCCAAAGCCATGGAAGACATCCTTTTGCGTTTTGACCGACTCATTCGCAAGGTATCGATGAGTCATGGCGTAGTCGATGAAGAGATTGCACAAGAAGTGCGGGAAGAGTTAGTGAGAAAGGTGCGCAGGCGAATCGAAAAAACCGAACCACACGCAAAAGAGAAGCCAGCGCCTTAA
- a CDS encoding helix-turn-helix transcriptional regulator: protein MNMAESNRLREVLQKRGIKQTWLADRVGITYQTLSDIVNGKRTPSSL from the coding sequence ATGAATATGGCAGAATCCAATCGATTGCGTGAGGTCCTTCAAAAAAGAGGAATCAAACAAACCTGGTTAGCTGATCGAGTGGGGATCACCTATCAAACACTGAGTGACATTGTCAACGGGAAACGAACCCCCAGCTCCCTGTAG
- the recJ gene encoding single-stranded-DNA-specific exonuclease RecJ, with amino-acid sequence MKRWIGRQADIELAQHIAHTHQLHPLIARIVAARGYDVASTQAFLSPSRAQLHDPFLMHDMHKAVARIQDAIVRKETVMIFGDYDVDGVSSVTILVKALRKLGVDPLWRVPDRFCEGYGIRPQAVIDAKEQGVHLIITADNGIAALEAADLARTSGIDLIVTDHHHIGHQLPDAYALVHPALGDYPFSELCGAGVAFKLAQALLGVFPEELMELVALATIADQVPLIGENRIFVKEGLRQINRSPSVGIHALADVANSKQGVTSTHVAFQLAPRINAIGRLAHAKRAVELLLADDPIEAERLALEAHALNHKRQVIQEHIYMSALAQIEEHAWTDQTLVVAGESWHEGVIGIVAGKLTQNLYKPTLCLSIKDGVAKGSGRSVPGVDLYALLQAVQAKTSVFTAFGGHAAAAGFSLPADRINDLRSAWATVAQGIEWEPPHIDVDAPLHVHELTPQFIADLKRLEPFGQANSEPIFFLRDVHIGDVQTMGAKQQQLRARVKEGTGRSYSLVAFGEGERIAQWLERTQRHVLVHVEENRYRDMVQIQMRWVEAK; translated from the coding sequence ATGAAACGTTGGATAGGTAGGCAAGCAGATATCGAACTTGCTCAACACATCGCACATACCCATCAACTCCACCCACTCATTGCGCGCATTGTAGCAGCGCGTGGTTATGACGTAGCATCGACACAAGCGTTTCTATCTCCATCACGCGCACAACTTCATGACCCCTTTCTCATGCACGACATGCACAAGGCAGTAGCGCGTATACAGGATGCGATTGTGCGCAAGGAAACCGTGATGATCTTTGGTGACTACGACGTCGATGGCGTTTCATCGGTCACGATTCTCGTCAAAGCCTTGCGTAAACTGGGCGTAGATCCCCTTTGGCGCGTGCCGGATCGATTTTGCGAAGGCTACGGGATTCGTCCGCAAGCGGTCATCGACGCGAAGGAGCAAGGTGTCCATCTCATCATCACTGCGGACAATGGAATCGCCGCACTCGAAGCGGCAGATCTTGCGCGTACAAGTGGGATCGATCTCATCGTGACGGATCATCACCATATTGGCCATCAACTGCCTGACGCCTATGCACTTGTCCATCCAGCGCTCGGCGATTACCCGTTTTCTGAGTTATGCGGGGCAGGTGTGGCGTTCAAGCTTGCGCAAGCGTTACTCGGTGTTTTCCCGGAAGAATTAATGGAGTTAGTGGCACTCGCTACGATTGCCGATCAAGTCCCACTGATTGGCGAGAATCGTATCTTCGTTAAAGAAGGCTTGCGTCAGATCAATCGGTCTCCAAGCGTAGGCATCCATGCACTAGCTGATGTGGCTAACAGCAAGCAAGGTGTAACGTCAACACACGTGGCGTTCCAGTTGGCTCCTCGCATCAATGCCATCGGTCGTCTGGCTCATGCCAAGCGTGCGGTTGAACTGCTTCTTGCAGATGATCCAATAGAAGCAGAACGTCTAGCGCTTGAAGCTCACGCACTCAATCACAAGCGACAAGTCATTCAAGAGCACATCTACATGTCAGCGCTAGCTCAGATCGAAGAACACGCTTGGACAGATCAAACACTCGTTGTCGCAGGTGAATCGTGGCATGAAGGAGTCATTGGGATCGTCGCAGGGAAACTCACGCAAAACCTGTACAAGCCTACGCTGTGCCTGTCGATCAAAGATGGCGTCGCTAAAGGATCAGGACGGAGTGTACCTGGTGTGGATCTCTATGCGTTGTTGCAGGCGGTACAAGCAAAAACAAGTGTGTTCACGGCGTTTGGTGGCCACGCAGCGGCGGCAGGATTCTCCTTACCTGCAGATCGAATTAACGACTTACGGAGTGCATGGGCAACGGTCGCACAGGGTATCGAGTGGGAACCACCGCATATCGATGTGGATGCACCGCTACACGTGCATGAATTGACACCGCAGTTCATCGCCGATCTGAAACGACTTGAACCGTTTGGCCAAGCGAATTCAGAGCCTATTTTCTTTTTGCGCGATGTACACATTGGAGATGTACAGACGATGGGCGCCAAACAGCAACAACTACGCGCACGCGTGAAAGAAGGAACGGGACGTAGCTATTCGCTCGTCGCGTTTGGAGAAGGGGAACGGATTGCACAATGGCTAGAACGAACCCAGCGTCATGTGCTTGTCCATGTGGAGGAGAACCGCTATCGAGACATGGTACAGATTCAGATGCGATGGGTGGAGGCGAAATGA